One segment of Panicum virgatum strain AP13 chromosome 3K, P.virgatum_v5, whole genome shotgun sequence DNA contains the following:
- the LOC120699699 gene encoding disease resistance protein RGA4-like: MELAAIVVPPLLTAAMNTLLPKMLVLVEKRSRLSHDVQRDIYSLMRELDIMWGTVRDYSKSAQRKDSKDLKEAWIKQVSELANKIEDCVDNYIYDQTAHRNEVPNLDHFSKQIKELKKESDELSINRGKYKDDDAGYPNQEIPASSGTSSPSRCCPPVLLDLVGTGSPLRELLDLVEEEQAEGQSKKLKVISIHGLDGLGKTAIAAQVYGHKDVLKQFGNNRAWVDAAGKDARQVLQEILQHCPFPQLLQAQPRDTFNAEQLCEHLRAHLQNKRYFIVIDDMRKFLWSTIKRAFPENDGYSSRVVVTTSFHQIAKDCCSTTRDYVYIMQGLNANFSQELFFKSANIEEPSHDLKKGSEELRTKCSGLPLALVSVAEFLKARKDGLTLTGRTCNDVCRRLGYHLERASSDHTALERMQEVLIRSYNCLPGNTAKASLVCVGMFPSGHPIKRTRLIRRWMAEGLFEKTPNPQDKEIDKAAENFKTLIDWNVVQPNPVSNSDEVRSCQPPGMMLEFIRHRFMSGTTLFYEKKLPGVPQGARRLSLHHCTAENVQQQAYNLSLVRSLTIFGKVCKGIMNFDKYRLLRVLDLEECNNDLTNDHLKGICKLFLLNYLSLGRTVTQLPRDMKRLEYLETLDVRRANLEVSIPFEVIMLPRLTYLFGKFKLLDNVSKKIPDFFKEGKSKLEILAGFVIADRNDSFLQLIAHMNNLRKVKIWCKSSADSSNLANLSSAVQRYIEDKDNNYTNSDRSLSLDSDVSFPQFNPEGDLQISSLKLRGDLFEVPHFVASLFNLGELCLSSTTTLRGSLLTVLTELTCLVYLKLVATEVVDFVITDETKFPSLNRLCFEVQRSPFLKIEGNPLPQLASFQLLCDDAENLPLINIESIGRLREVTLYCIENKDSRKTWEDAAKRHPNRPRVFFVVKESGLTEASVATDHPSPQKKKWWKVLTTMFRPNKFKERTRPSAIGGTNNGRPGSMPLTEEATGEQAETSGSTAGPNVTCPAGEQAETSGSTAGPNVTCPSGVHAETSGSTACDSISGR; encoded by the exons ATGGAGCTGGCGGCCATAGTTGTCCCTCCCCTCCTTACCGCGGCAATGAACACGCTCCTGCCGAAGATGCTCGTGTTGGTAGAGAAAAGGTCAAGGCTCAGCCATGACGTTCAGCGGGACATCTATTCCTTGATGAGAGAGCTAGATATCATGTGGGGCACAGTGAGAGACTACAGCAAATCAGCACAAAGAAAAGATAGCAAGGACTTGAAGGAAGCATGGATCAAGCAAGTGTCTGAGCTGGCTAACAAGATTGAGGACTGTGTGGACAACTACATCTATGATCAGACTGCCCACAGGAACGAGGTGCCTAACCTTGATCATTTTTCTAAACAGATCAAGGAACTCAAGAAGGAATCAGATGAACTATCCATCAACAGGGGAAAATACAAGGACGACGACGCTGGCTATCCTAACCAGGAAATACCGGCCAGTTCAGGGACGTCAAGTCCATCAAGATGTTGCCCACCTGTCCTTCTTGATCTCGTGGGCACGGGGAGTCCCCTAAGGGAGCTCCTCGacctggtggaggaggagcaagcCGAGGGCCAATCAAAGAAGCTCAAGGTGATCTCCATCCATGGGCTTGACGGCCTAGGCAAGACTGCCATAGCAGCCCAAGTTTACGGTCACAAAGATGTCCTTAAGCAGTTTGGTAACAATCGCGCTTGGGTTGACGCGGCAGGTAAAGATGCCAGACAGGTTCTCCAAGAGATACTCCAGCATTGTCCCTTCCCTCAGCTGCTTCAAGCGCAACCAAGGGACACATTCAATGCTGAGCAGCTCTGCGAACACCTGAGAGCACACTTGCAGAACAAGAG GTACTTTATTGTGATTGATGACATGAGGAAATTTCTGTGGAGTACTATAAAGCGAGCATTCCCCGAAAATGATGGTTACAGCAGCAGAGTTGTGGTGACCACCAGCTTTCATCAAATCGCTAAGGACTGCTGTTCCACAACAAGGGATTATGTGTACATAATGCAAGGACTCAATGCCAATTTCTCACAAGAATTGTTCTTTAAAAGTGCCAATATTGAGGAACCATCACACGACTTGAAGAAAGGCTCAGAAGAACTTCGCACGAAATGTAGCGGTCTACCGCTTGCTCTTGTCAGTGTAGCTGAATTTTTGAAGGCGAGAAAAGATGGGCTGACGCTGACTGGACGCACCTGTAATGATGTGTGCCGTCGTCTGGGTTACCATCTGGAGAGAGCGAGTAGTGATCACACTGCCTTAGAACGAATGCAAGAGGTGCTCATCCGGAGCTACAACTGCCTACCTGGGAACACTGCCAAGGCCAGCCTGGTGTGCGTCGGCATGTTTCCCAGTGGTCACCCGATCAAGAGGACAAGGTTGATAAGGCGATGGATGGCCGAAGGGCTTTTCGAAAAAACCCCGAACCCTCAGGACAAAGAAATTGATAAGGCAGCTGAGAATTTCAAGACGCTTATAGACTGGAATGTAGTTCAGCCAAATCCCGTGAGCAACAGTGACGAGGTGAGGTCATGCCAACCACCCGGGATGATGCTCGAGTTCATAAGGCACAGATTTATGTCCGGCACCACCTTATTCTATGAGAAGAAGCTCCCGGGGGTGCCCCAAGGTGCCCGTCGCCTCTCCCTGCATCACTGCACTGCTGAAAATGTTCAGCAGCAGGCATATAATTTATCCCTTGTCCGGTCTCTCACTATCTTTGGTAAGGTATGCAAAGGTATTATGAATTTTGACAAATACCGCCTACTGAGAGTATTGGATCTTGAAGAATGCAACAATGACTTAACGAATGATCATCTTAAAGGCATATGCAAGCTGTTTCTGCTCAACTATCTCAGCCTTGGCCGCACTGTGACCCAGCTCCCGAGGGACATGAAAAGACTGGAGTATTTGGAGACACTTGATGTCAGGAGAGCCAATTTAGAGGTGTCGATTCCATTTGAAGTGATAATGCTTCCCAGATTGACCTATCTCTTTGGAAAATTTAAACTTTTGGACAACGTGTCAAAAAAGATCCCGGATTTTTTCAAGGAGGGAAAAAGTAAACTGGAGATTCTAGCAGGATTTGTCATCGCCGACAGGAACGACAGCTTCCTGCAACTAATAGCTCACATGAACAACTTGAGGAAGGTCAAGATTTGGTGCAAGTCATCTGCAGATAGCAGTAATTTAGCTAATCTTTCATCTGCCGTCCAGAGGTACATCGAGGATAAGGATAACAATTATACAAATAGTGACCGTTCCCTATCGCTTGACTCCGATGTAAGCTTTCCTCAATTCAATCCAGAAGGAGACTTACAAATCAGCTCGTTGAAACTCCGTGGTGATCTATTTGAAGTGCCTCATTTTGTTGCGTCACTATTCAATCTCGGAGAACTGTGCCTCTCATCAACAACTACTCTCAGAGGGAGCCTTCTGACAGTCCTGACCGAACTGACTTGTCTGGTGTATCTCAAACTTGTGGCAACAGAAGTTGTCGATTTTGTCATAACTGACGAGACAAAGTTTCCAAGCTTGAACCGGCTATGCTTTGAGGTCCAACGCTCACCATTCCTGAAAATCGAAGGGAATCCCTTGCCACAGCTTGCTTCATTCCAGCTGCTCTGCGATGATGCGGAAAACCTTCCTCTAATCAATATTGAATCCATTGGACGTCTTAGGGAAGTCACGCTTTATTGTATAGAGAATAAGGATTCGCGAAAGACATGGGAGGATGCAGCGAAAAGGCATCCTAACAGGCCGAGAGTTTTCTTCGTTGTAAAGGAGAGCGGTCTTACAGAAGCTTCGGTTGCGACAGACCATCCATCTcctcaaaagaaaaaatggtGGAAAGTTCTGACAACAATGTTCAGACCGAACAAGTTTAAGGAAAGAACAAGACCCTCTGCCATTGGG GGCACGAATAATGGACGTCCAGGCAGCATGCCCCTTACAGAGGAAGCAACTGGAGAACAAGCTGAAACATCTGGATCTACCGCAGGTCCTAATGTAACCTGCCCAGCTGGAGAACAAGCTGAAACATCTGGATCTACCGCAGGTCCTAATGTTACCTGCCCATCTGGAGTACATGCTGAAACATCTGGATCTACCGCTTGCGACTCCATATCTGGCAG GTAG